Proteins from a single region of Methanocellales archaeon:
- a CDS encoding IS5 family transposase, with product MYSQLSSRRAESLFMNAEDREQIDHAPHFNSIIKFLNREDVTPLLHELVGITARSLQSVETDFAIDSSGFRTTSFGEYCKTKHNTQKQHKWIKAHICVGVKTNIITSIEVTEENAGYSPQFEPLIRETFQNGFTIGEVSADKAYSSRKNYETIEALGGNGYIPFRKNATARAGGSRIWKKMFHYFQLNQEEFYQHYHKRSNAESTFYMLKAKFGDKLKSKSFTAQRNELLCKAIAHNIVVVIHEMHELGIKPEFSSWNGEVAYAQ from the coding sequence GTGTATTCTCAGCTTTCGAGTAGGAGAGCCGAATCGTTGTTTATGAATGCAGAGGACAGGGAGCAGATAGACCATGCACCGCATTTTAACAGCATAATCAAATTCTTAAACAGGGAAGATGTAACCCCATTATTGCATGAGTTAGTAGGCATAACTGCAAGATCTCTTCAATCAGTCGAAACAGACTTTGCTATTGATTCAAGCGGATTCAGGACTACGAGCTTCGGTGAATACTGCAAGACAAAGCACAACACCCAAAAACAGCACAAGTGGATTAAAGCCCATATATGCGTTGGTGTCAAAACAAATATCATCACAAGCATTGAGGTTACAGAGGAGAATGCAGGATACAGCCCACAATTTGAGCCTTTGATTAGAGAGACTTTCCAGAATGGCTTTACAATCGGTGAGGTATCAGCAGATAAAGCCTATTCAAGCAGAAAGAATTATGAGACGATTGAAGCGTTGGGTGGAAACGGTTACATCCCATTTAGGAAAAATGCAACCGCAAGAGCAGGTGGAAGTCGAATCTGGAAAAAGATGTTTCACTACTTCCAACTCAACCAAGAGGAGTTTTACCAACACTATCACAAGAGAAGCAATGCAGAAAGCACTTTCTATATGCTGAAAGCCAAGTTTGGAGATAAGCTCAAGTCAAAGAGTTTCACCGCTCAGAGAAACGAGTTGCTATGCAAGGCTATCGCTCACAACATCGTGGTCGTTATACATGAGATGCATGAGTTAGGTATTAAGCCTGAGTTTAGCAGTTGGAATGGAGAGGTGGCTTACGCTCAGTAA
- a CDS encoding DUF2080 family transposase-associated protein, which produces MTLSPTAQKMEVKLEAYEVLEKVVKASGNSGRVYVPINWTGKRVKILLIEPLDEDLG; this is translated from the coding sequence ATGACGCTATCCCCAACAGCTCAAAAAATGGAGGTAAAACTTGAAGCATACGAAGTTTTGGAGAAGGTAGTTAAAGCTTCAGGAAACTCAGGTAGGGTTTATGTGCCTATTAATTGGACAGGTAAAAGAGTTAAGATACTATTGATTGAACCGTTGGATGAAGATTTAGGTTAG